A DNA window from Helianthus annuus cultivar XRQ/B chromosome 15, HanXRQr2.0-SUNRISE, whole genome shotgun sequence contains the following coding sequences:
- the LOC110911969 gene encoding vacuolar protein sorting-associated protein 35A, translating to MISDGVEDEEKWLTAGIAGLQQNAFYMHRALDSNNIKDALKYSAQMLSELRTSRLSPHKYYELYMRAFDELRKLEIFFKEESRRSCSIIELYELVQHAGNILPRLYLLCTVGSVYIKSKEAPAKDILKDLVEMCRGIQHPLRGLFLRSYLSQVSRDKLPDIGSEYEGDENTVMDAVEFVLQNFTEMNKLWVRMQHQGPAREKEKREKERNELRDLVGKNLHVLSQIEGIDLELYRDVVLPRILEQVVNCKDDLAQYYLMDCMIQVFPDEYHLQTLEILLGAFPQLQPSVDIKTVLSGLMERLSNYAASSIEVLPEFVQVEAFAKLNNAIGQVIEAQPDMPVFGAVTLYSSLLTFTLHVHPDRLDYVDQILGACVNKISGKGKLEGKATKQIVALLSAPLEKYSDIDIALKLSNYPLVMEYLDDSTNKVMSNVIIQSIMKNKTHISTADKVGALFELIKGLIKDLDSDGNDEMDEDDFKEEQNFVARLIQMLYNDDPEEMLKIICTVKKHIMTGGPKRLPFTIPPLIYNALKLVRRVQSQDENASEESTASATPKKIFQLLNQTIEVLSMVPAPELALRLYLECAEAANDCDLEPVAYEFFTQAYILYEEEISDSKAQVTALYLIIGTLQRMHTFGVENRDTLTHKATGYSAKLLKKPDQCRAVYACSHLFWVEDQDGIKDGERVLLCLKRALRIANAAQQMANVTKGSSGSVILFIEILNKYLYFFDKGNTQITVASIQGLIELVTTEMQSDTATSDPAADAFFSSTIRYIQSQKAKGGATAEKFEQIKV from the exons ATGATCTCCGACGGCGTTGAAGACGAAGAGAAATGGCTCACCGCCGGCATCGCAGGTCTCCAACAGAACGCCTTTTACATGCATCGCGCTTTG GATTCGAATAATATAAAGGATGCGTTGAAATACTCTGCGCAGATGCTGTCGGAGCTCCGTACATCGAGGCTTTCGCCTCATAAGTACTATGAGTTGT ATATGAGGGCGTTTGATGAGTTGAGGAAGCTAGAGATCTTTTTCAAGGAGGAGAGTAGGCGGAGTTGCTCAATTATTGAGCTGTATGAACTTGTGCAGCATGCAGGCAACATATTGCCGAGACT ATATCTACTCTGTACAGTAGGATCTGTGTACATTAAGTCAAAAGAAGCTCCTGCTAAGGATATCCTGAAAGATCTTGTTGAAATGTGTCGTGGCATCCAACATCCTCTTCGTGGACTCTTCTTGAGGAGTTATCTTTCTCAAGTCAGTAGGGATAAGTTACCTGATATTGGTTCAGAATATGAAGG GGATGAAAACACTGTTATGGATGCAGTCGAGTTTGTACTCCAGAACTTTACAGAAATGAACAAACTGTGGGTTCGAATGCAACACCAG GGACCTGCACGTGAGAAAGAGAAACGAGAAAAGGAGAGGAATGAGCTTCGTGATCTt GTTGGAAAGAATTTACATGTTCTCAGTCAGATCGAAGGCATTGATTTAGAGCTGTACAGAGATGTTGTTCTTCCCAGAATCCTGGAGCAG GTTGTGAATTGCAAAGATGATCTTGCCCAGTACTATTTAATGGATTGTATGATTCAAGTCTTTCCGGATGAGTACCATTTACAGACTCTTGAAATATTATTGGGTGCTTTTCCACAACTTCAG CCCTCTGTCGACATTAAGACAGTACTTTCTGGTTTAATGGAAAGGCTTTCTAATTATGCTGCATCAAGCATTGAG GTCTTACCAGAATTTGTCCAAGTAGAAGCTTTTGCAAAATTGAACAATGCCATAGGTCAG GTGATAGAAGCACAACCTGATATGCCTGTTTTTGGAGCAGTAACTTTATATTCATCTCTTTTGACATTTACACTTCATGTCCATCCTGATCGACTTGATTATGTGGATCAAATATTG GGTGCATGTGTTAACAAAATTTCTGGCAAGGGAAAGCTGGAAGGCAAAGCAACAAAGCAGATTGTTGCACTTCTAAGTGCTCCATTGGAGAAATATAGTGATATAGATATTGCACTAAAACTCTCAAACTATCCTCTAGTCATGGAGTACCTGGATGATAGTACTAATAAAGTGATGTCTAATGTTATAATTCAAAGCATCATGAAAAACAAGACTCACATCTCAACGGCTGATAAG GTTGGGGCTTTATTTGAACTAATAAAAGGGCTTATTAAAGATCTGGACTCTGATGGTAATGACGAG ATGGATGAAGATGACTTCAAAGAAGAGCAGAATTTTGTTGCGCGTCTAATTCAAATGTTGTATAATGATGACCCAGAAGAGATGTTaaag ATTATATGTACAGTGAAGAAGCATATTATGACTGGAGGGCCCAAGCGACTTCCATTTACAATTCCTCCGCTTATATATAACGCTCTCAAG TTAGTTAGGCGAGTACAAAGTCAAGATGAGAATGCTAGTGAAGAGTCGACAGCATCAGCCACACCGAAAAAGATCTTTCAATTGTTGAATCAG ACAATTGAGGTTTTGTCAATGGTTCCGGCACCCGAGCTTGCATTGAGGCTATATTTGGAATGTGCTGAG GCAGCCAATGACTGTGATCTTGAACCTGTAGCATACGAGTTTTTCACCCAAGCATATATATTATACGAAGAAGAAATTTCG GATTCGAAGGCACAGGTAACCGCACTATACCTGATTATAGGGACTCTGCAGCGGATGCACACATTTGGGGTCGAGAACAGGGATACTTTAACCCACAAGGCCACAGGG TATTCTGCGAAACTCTTGAAGAAGCCAGACCAGTGCAGAGCGGTTTATGCTTGTTCACATCTGTTCTGGGTTGAGGATCAAGATGGGATCAAGGATGGTGAGAG AGTATTACTCTGTTTGAAGCGTGCCTTAAGAATTGCGAATGCTGCTCAACAAATGGCGAATGTGACAAAGGGTAGCAGCGGGTCAGTCATCCTCTTTATCGAGATTCTAAACAA GTACCTATACTTCTTCGATAAGGGAAACACGCAGATCACGGTTGCTTCAATTCAGGGGCTTATTGAATTAGTTACAACTGAAATGCAAAGCGACACCGCCACATCAGATCCAGCTGCTGATGCCTTCTTTTCAAGTACGATCCGTTATATCCAGTCGCAAAAGGCCAAGGGCGGAGCCACTGCAGAGAAATTTGAGCAGATCAAGGTCtga
- the LOC118487480 gene encoding ATP-dependent DNA helicase pif1-like produces MVHKHAFEALDRTLKDVLSVGDSRNSELPFGGKAIVFDGDFRQNLPVVQNGSRQDIVHASYVHPTFGRLVSSASIEEINDFAKWLLEIGEGNVGDSNDGESTIEIPNDLLITDSTDPIQSLIDFVYPSVLDRFKDRDYFSERAILAPKNEVVHGINDRLLALFPGEEVEYLSSDRLPNHRLVLKLGVPVMLLRNIDQQNGLCNGTRLSKRVIEAEILSGGNVGSRTYIPRISMVPSDKKIPFKFQRKQFPITVCFAMTINKSQGQSLSRVGLYLRDPVFSHGQLYVALSRVNTKDGVKLLIFDKNGWPTNQTTNVVYKEIFGNL; encoded by the exons ATGGTACACAAACATGCTTTTGAGGCTCTTGACCGTACATTGAAGGATGTTTTGAGTGTTGGTGATTCACGAAATTCTGAACTTCCATTTGGTGGAAAGGCTATTGTCTTTGATGGTGACTTTAGACAAAACCTACCGGTTGTACAAAATGGAAGCAGACAAGATATCGTACACGCCTCTTATGTTCATCCTACATTTGGTCGACTTGTGAG TAGTGCAAGCATCGAGGAGATAAACGATTTTGCTAAATGGCTTCTTGAAATTGGCGAAGGTAATGTTGGTGATAGTAACGATGGCGAGTCAACTATAGAGATACCAAACGATCTTTTAATAACTGATTCGACTGATCCAATTCAAAGTTTGATTGACTTTGTATATCCTTCGGTTCTTGACCGTTTTAAAGATCGTGACTACTTTTCTGAAAGAGCCATACTCGCTCCTAAGAATGAAGTTGTTCATGGTATCAATGATCGATTGCTTGCATTGTTTCCCGGTGAAGAAGTAGAGTATCTTAGCTCTGATA GATTACCAAATCATAGATTGGTATTAAAGTTGGGTGTTCCAGTGATGCTTTTGAGGAATATTGATCAGCAAAATGGTTTATGTAATGGTACACGTCTTAGTAAACGTGTTATTGAGGCTGAAATATTATCGGGAGGTAATGTTGGTTCAAGAACTTACATTCCAAGAATTAGCATGGTACCGTCGGACAAGAAAATACCCTTCAAGTTTCAACGAAAGCAGTTTCCAATAACTGTATGCTTTGCGATGACTATTAACAAAAGTCAAGGACAATCTCTTTCAAGAGTCGGTCTTTACCTGAGAGACCCTGTATTTTCACATGGCCAGCTGTATGTTGCATTGTCGAGAGTAAACACTAAAGATGGCGTCAAGCTTTTAATATTTGACAAGAATGGGTGGCCGACAAATCAAACCACGAATGTTGTCTATAAAGAGATATTTGGGAATTTATAG